In Lytechinus variegatus isolate NC3 chromosome 12, Lvar_3.0, whole genome shotgun sequence, a single window of DNA contains:
- the LOC121425060 gene encoding uncharacterized protein LOC121425060, which yields MNCYPTCRSFIKSRLHVHISINQFLFYVCVISDHWYNDPRPTYALMEVIRGAIDDSTDLSYRKDFVDIIKSMGLEEPKMALAGLLDVLDTRRVANAEKQQKLILLCEEMTDLSGKKQDIVGPYCQKLGITPQWLQARDVLADDIIITNGIISELFQYRWRHSIGWKTVMDDWWCKLFPSDDNVPLTSTVLSNWGAVDRKKQLLIRDRPLKEKDEFLQEKYIHPTTKTPRPTEDNIHVDQVQQVDADDASSCVDEGYTSEVSVSPYMLRRHGDTIAILHELLEQEKQENCHLNHKLAESEMQRCVAETRASEAESAAREAETARAMKDAEMTKMTKEHKKQCSVYERELQAAADLSRELNKDMKSLKSANIVRRLATRDAQLKNKTEKVSKLEKDIEKLHQVIKELRRTKRNRTEQIHYNVNKCARIKEKFENENQSLKKKLQELEVDSDCLRNQLDEIMANTEVTTFEDGAYTSDIRVVCYELISRGVGSKHGSDIIRLVLQRVAGLDCGKLPKPTCIRYMAFEQALLSKHVAKEAIESTKIQ from the coding sequence ATGAATTGCtatcctacatgtaggtcttttATCAAATctagattacatgtacatattagcattaatcaatttttgttttatgtgtGTGTCATTTCAGATCACTGGTATAATGATCCAAGACCAACATATGCTTTGATGGAAGTGATTCGTGGTGCCATTGATGATTCTACAGATCTTAGTTATCGTAAGGATTTTGTAGATATCATTAAATCCATGGGACTAGAAGAACCAAAGATGGCACTAGCTGGTTTGCTTGACGTGCTCGACACGCGACGTGTAGCGAATGCGGAGAAGcaacaaaaattgatattaCTATGTGAAGAGATGACAGATTTATCTGGCAAGAAGCAAGACATTGTTGGGCCTTACTGCCAGAAACTAGGTATCACACCACAGTGGTTGCAAGCCAGAGACGTTCTTGCAGATgatatcatcattactaatggcATAATTTCTGAACTTTTCCAGTACCGTTGGAGACATTCCATTGGATGGAAAACTGTAATGGATGATTGGTGGTGTAAATTGTTTCCAAGTGATGACAACGTTCCGCTGACGAGTACGGTCCTGAGTAATTGGGGAGCTGTTGATCGAAAAAAGCAGCTCCTCATCAGAGACAGACCATTAAAAGAAAAGGATGAATTCCTACAGGAGAAGTACATTCACCCTACTACTAAAACACCGAGACCAACTGAagacaacatacatgtagatcaagtTCAACAAGTTGACGCTGATGATGCTAGTAgttgtgtggatgaaggttacACCAGCGAAGTTTCTGTATCTCCCTACATGCTTAGAAGACACGGTGACACCATCGCTATATTGCATGAGTTGTTAGAGCAAGAGAAACAAGAAAACTGTCATCTAAATCACAAGTTAGCTGAGAGTGAAATGCAGCGTTGTGTAGCCGAAACCCGTGCCAGTGAGGCAGAGAGCGCTGCACGTGAAGCAGAAACTGCAAGAGCTATGAAAGATGCTGaaatgaccaaaatgaccaaagaacataaaaaacaaTGTTCAGTGTATGAACGTGAGCTCCAAGCAGCAGCAGATTTGAGCAGAGAACtaaataaagatatgaaatCCTTAAAATCTGCTAACATTGTTAGGCGACTTGCAACAAGGGATGCACAATTGAAAAATAAGACAGAGAAGGTGTCAAAGTTGGAAAAAGACATTGAGAAATTACACCAGGTGATAAAAGAACTAAGAAGGACAAAAAGGAATCGCACTGAGCAAATTCACtataatgtaaataaatgtGCTAGAATCAAGGAGAAGTTTGAGAATGAAAATCAGTcactaaaaaagaaattacaagaATTGGAAGTCGACAGTGACTGTCTGCGAAACCAACTGGATGAAATCATGGCCAATACAGAGGTTACTACTTTTGAGGATGGTGCGTACACAAGTGACATCCGTGTTGTATGCTATGAGCTCATCTCACGAGGAGTGGGATCAAAACATGGATCAGACATCATTCGCTTGGTATTGCAGCGTGTCGCAGGGCTGGATTGTGGCAAACTCCCAAAGCCCACTTGTATTCGATACATGGCATTTGAACAGGCCTTGCTTTCGAAACATGTGGCCAAGGAAGCTATTGAAAGTACAAAAATCCAGTGA
- the LOC121425454 gene encoding retinol dehydrogenase 14-like isoform X1, producing the protein MVFIDNITTILGVTVFVILVIRLYIKITQRFAPVENCAMEGRTIIVTGGSNGIGKATVKLLAAKRARVVIACRNVEKGAATRDEIIAATGYANISVKKLDLSSLRSIRNFVNEFKQEEHRLDVLINNAGILAPARKTITEDGLELTYATNHFGPFLLTNLLLDFMKQSGPGRIINVTSVVYAMGNIDFDNLCAERSYSSYTIYGHTKLANILFTRELSKRLEGTGITVNCLHPGTVRTSLLNYRPELKIISFIFGSLFWKDPEVGAQTSLYLAVSGEVNGVTGQYFDNCRPVVPSAKARDDGVARKLWEVSEKLTGLIQ; encoded by the exons ATGGTGTTCATTGACAATATTACAACCATTCTAGGTGTTACAGTGTTTGTTATACTAGTTATACGTTTATACATTAAGATAACTCAGAGATTCGCCCCGGTCGAAAATTGTGCTATGGAGGGAAGGACAATCATTGTCACCGGAGGAAGCAACG GTATAGGGAAGGCAACTGTAAAACTCCTTGCTGCAAAGAGAGCGAGAGTTGTCATTGCTTGCCGAAATGTTGAGAAAGGGGCTGCAACTCGGGATGAAATCATTGCTGCTACCGGTTACGCAAACATATCTGTGAAGAAGCTTGATCTCTCCTCGCTTCGATCTATACGCAACTTTGTGAACGAGTTCAAGCAAGAGGAACACAGACTGGACGTCCTAATCAATAATGCTGGAATACTTG CTCCCGCAAGAAAGACTATAACAGAAGATGGATTGGAATTGACATATGCCACAAATCACTTTGGACCTTTTCTTCTCACAAATCTACTCCTTG ATTTCATGAAGCAGTCTGGTCCTGGTCGAATCATCAATGTAACTTCTGTTGTGTATGCGATGGGTAACATTGACTTTGATAATCTTTGTGCGGAGAGGAGTTATAGCAGCTATACAATCTATGGGCACACCAAGCTAGCTAACATCCTATTCACCAGAGAATTGAGCAAAAGACTCGAGGGTACAG gtaTAACTGTTAATTGCCTCCATCCTGGTACCGTAAGGACATCTCTCCTCAACTACAGACCAGAACtgaaaattatttctttcatctttgGATCTCTATTTTGGAAG gaTCCTGAGGTGGGTGCGCAGACTTCTCTCTACTTGGCCGTATCAGGAGAGGTCAACGGGGTCACCGGCCAGTACTTTGATAATTGCCGTCCTGTCGTTCCATCAGCTAAAGCAAGGGATGATGGTGTGGCGAGGAAACTTTGGGAGGTTAGCGAAAAACTAACCGGTCTAATACAATAA
- the LOC121425454 gene encoding retinol dehydrogenase 14-like isoform X2: MESIVLSKTLLKLAIAGIGKATVKLLAAKRARVVIACRNVEKGAATRDEIIAATGYANISVKKLDLSSLRSIRNFVNEFKQEEHRLDVLINNAGILAPARKTITEDGLELTYATNHFGPFLLTNLLLDFMKQSGPGRIINVTSVVYAMGNIDFDNLCAERSYSSYTIYGHTKLANILFTRELSKRLEGTGITVNCLHPGTVRTSLLNYRPELKIISFIFGSLFWKDPEVGAQTSLYLAVSGEVNGVTGQYFDNCRPVVPSAKARDDGVARKLWEVSEKLTGLIQ, encoded by the exons ATGGAAAGTATTGTTTTATCAAAAACACTTCTTAAACTAGCTATTGCAG GTATAGGGAAGGCAACTGTAAAACTCCTTGCTGCAAAGAGAGCGAGAGTTGTCATTGCTTGCCGAAATGTTGAGAAAGGGGCTGCAACTCGGGATGAAATCATTGCTGCTACCGGTTACGCAAACATATCTGTGAAGAAGCTTGATCTCTCCTCGCTTCGATCTATACGCAACTTTGTGAACGAGTTCAAGCAAGAGGAACACAGACTGGACGTCCTAATCAATAATGCTGGAATACTTG CTCCCGCAAGAAAGACTATAACAGAAGATGGATTGGAATTGACATATGCCACAAATCACTTTGGACCTTTTCTTCTCACAAATCTACTCCTTG ATTTCATGAAGCAGTCTGGTCCTGGTCGAATCATCAATGTAACTTCTGTTGTGTATGCGATGGGTAACATTGACTTTGATAATCTTTGTGCGGAGAGGAGTTATAGCAGCTATACAATCTATGGGCACACCAAGCTAGCTAACATCCTATTCACCAGAGAATTGAGCAAAAGACTCGAGGGTACAG gtaTAACTGTTAATTGCCTCCATCCTGGTACCGTAAGGACATCTCTCCTCAACTACAGACCAGAACtgaaaattatttctttcatctttgGATCTCTATTTTGGAAG gaTCCTGAGGTGGGTGCGCAGACTTCTCTCTACTTGGCCGTATCAGGAGAGGTCAACGGGGTCACCGGCCAGTACTTTGATAATTGCCGTCCTGTCGTTCCATCAGCTAAAGCAAGGGATGATGGTGTGGCGAGGAAACTTTGGGAGGTTAGCGAAAAACTAACCGGTCTAATACAATAA
- the LOC121425721 gene encoding uncharacterized protein LOC121425721, which yields MLSAFKFHSPLKKCNPALITSVCLQGQRYQIEPSNFVRASRRTMSDSKAGGGTELSPWQQGFYKYFLPIQTRFRDADMFGHVNNAVYYSYCDTVINEYLSKYCGVRHSKKNPNEPNIVGFMVDTRCSYRQPLNFPEVILAGMAVTKLGNSSVTYTVGIFAEKEASKEVTKALSVGGHLIEKNDLAGFDGFKEMAASVGQCVHVFVDLNGDQRPLRIPDENRIPLSNIMVPFEGQISKL from the coding sequence ATGTTAAGCGCTTTTAAATTCCATTCACCATTGAAGAAGTGCAACCCAGCCTTGATCACAAGTGTTTGCCTTCAAGGTCAGCGCTACCAAATTGAACCCTCAAACTTTGTCAGGGCTAGCAGACGTACAATGAGTGACTCTAAGGCAGGAGGTGGGACAGAGCtatcaccatggcaacaaggattttacaaatattttcttccgATCCAGACGAGGTTTCGAGATGCTGATATGTTCGGTCATGTGAATAATGCAGTCTACTACTCCTACTGTGATACGGTCATTAATGAGTACCTGAGTAAATACTGTGGAGTCAGGCACTCAAAAAAGAATCCAAATGAGCCGAATATAGTTGGGTTCATGGTTGATACCAGATGCTCGTATCGGCAACCACTCAATTTTCCTGAGGTCATCCTGGCTGGCATGGCTGTCACCAAACTTGGAAACTCCAGTGTGACTTACACAGTTGGAATCTTTGCGGAGAAAGAGGCGAGCAAAGAAGTCACCAAGGCATTATCAGTAGGTGGTCATCTGATAGAAAAGAATGATTTGGCTGGCTTTGATGGTTTCAAGGAAATGGCGGCCTCAGTAGGACAGTGTGTTCATGTCTTCGTAGATCTGAATGGAGATCAGAGGCCTCTAAGAATACCAGATGAAAATAGAATACCTCTATCAAATATCATGGTCCCCTTTGAGGGTCAAATCAGCAAATTATGA